From Proteiniborus sp. MB09-C3, the proteins below share one genomic window:
- the ebgA gene encoding beta-galactosidase subunit alpha, whose product MVNSRDLDNLEILHRNRLNSRAYFISYTDVDSALSFERRRAKGFKILNGMWKFQYFDSPEESPEGFYEKNFDVSSWADIRVPANWQLQGYGYPHYTDLIYPFPVDPPRVPSENPTGCYRRTFFIPDSWKGLQILIRFEGVDSGFHLWVNGKEVGYSQGSRMPSEFDITPYINAGENTLAVRVYQWTDGSYLEDQDMWWLSGIFRDVALIARNNIHIRDFFIKTDLDENYENGVLNIETVIENVNSRDEEGYKIEYILQDENALVINETVADIDLAANSTNTIQAKLPVNQPNKWSAETPYLYDFLIILKDYEDKVLEVAPVKVGFRNIKVKDGNFLVNGVPIMLKGVNRHEVHPDLGRAVPFYAMEEDVVLMKKHNINAVRTAHYPNHPRFYDLCDEYGLYVIDEADLECHGFELMGDISEISVDPKWEKAYVDRIERMVERDKNHPSIIMWSLGNESGFGPNFKAMADWCHNRDSSRLVHYEGDSDAEVADVVSTMYSNHGRMEEHGRKENMDKPHILCEYAHAMGNGPGGLKEYWDIFYKYKRLQGGFVWEWVDHGLRRYTEDGREYFAYGGDFGDEPNNSNFCCDGLLMPDRTPTPGLLEYKKIIEPIKVEEIDLDKGKINVKNIYDFLSLDHVNLHWDIFGDGRKLQSGILNMRDVKPGDSKDITIPIDLNKKYKLKTDLWLNIQFVLAVDTIWADKGHVIAWEQFKLPNNYSKKAVIVEKNISSLTVKEDNKFVDIKGYNFNFIFNKLKGQLLSWNYEGVNILKEGPRLNLWRAPIDNDMYVVKRWNEKGIHMIQHRIDNVETEIENKEVTINVDTLVSPPNGDWAIGCKYSYKICGSGEVSITVKGNPRGNLPESFPKIGLQMKLPDEMERVKWYGRGPGESYVDSKEANTFGIYSSTVDGLYTPYVYPQDNGNRTDVKWVALTDERGMGFVTTGKEYLNFSAHYYTTEDIEKAKHLTDLRKRDFITLNIDYKHHGLGSNSCGPVPQPQYSLKPCDFEFAMVLRPFCEGEDL is encoded by the coding sequence ATGGTAAATTCGAGAGATTTGGACAATTTGGAGATTTTACATCGTAATAGATTAAATAGCAGAGCCTATTTTATATCTTATACCGATGTAGATTCGGCTCTGTCTTTTGAGCGAAGAAGAGCAAAGGGCTTTAAGATTCTCAATGGAATGTGGAAGTTTCAATATTTTGATTCTCCTGAAGAATCCCCAGAAGGTTTTTATGAGAAAAATTTTGATGTGAGCAGTTGGGCAGATATCAGGGTACCTGCAAATTGGCAGCTGCAAGGATATGGTTATCCTCATTATACAGACTTAATATATCCATTTCCAGTAGATCCTCCTAGAGTTCCATCAGAAAACCCAACGGGTTGTTATAGAAGAACCTTCTTTATACCTGATAGTTGGAAAGGTCTGCAAATACTCATTAGATTTGAAGGAGTAGATAGTGGATTTCACCTTTGGGTTAATGGAAAGGAAGTAGGATATAGTCAAGGAAGTAGAATGCCTTCAGAATTTGATATTACTCCATATATAAATGCTGGTGAAAATACTTTAGCTGTGAGAGTTTATCAATGGACAGATGGCAGTTATTTAGAAGACCAAGATATGTGGTGGTTAAGTGGTATATTTAGAGATGTGGCACTAATTGCTAGGAACAATATACATATTAGGGACTTTTTTATTAAGACTGATTTGGACGAGAATTATGAAAATGGAGTACTCAATATAGAAACTGTAATAGAAAATGTTAATTCTAGAGATGAAGAAGGATATAAAATAGAATATATTTTGCAAGATGAAAACGCATTAGTAATAAATGAAACAGTCGCAGATATAGATTTAGCTGCAAATTCTACAAATACAATTCAGGCAAAACTACCAGTAAATCAACCTAATAAATGGTCTGCAGAGACTCCGTATCTATATGATTTTCTCATAATTCTTAAAGACTATGAGGATAAGGTCTTAGAAGTTGCACCTGTTAAAGTAGGGTTTAGAAACATAAAGGTAAAGGATGGGAACTTCCTTGTAAATGGCGTACCTATAATGTTAAAGGGTGTTAATCGTCATGAAGTACATCCTGATTTAGGAAGAGCTGTACCTTTTTACGCAATGGAAGAAGATGTAGTACTAATGAAGAAGCACAATATAAATGCCGTTCGTACTGCTCATTATCCAAATCATCCAAGGTTTTATGATCTTTGCGATGAGTATGGGTTATATGTTATAGATGAGGCAGATTTAGAATGTCATGGATTTGAGTTAATGGGCGATATTAGTGAAATAAGCGTGGATCCAAAATGGGAGAAGGCTTATGTGGACAGAATCGAGAGAATGGTAGAAAGAGATAAAAACCATCCATCCATTATAATGTGGTCTTTGGGCAACGAGTCAGGATTTGGACCTAATTTCAAGGCTATGGCGGATTGGTGTCACAATAGAGATTCTTCTCGATTAGTTCACTATGAGGGAGATAGTGATGCAGAGGTAGCGGATGTGGTAAGCACTATGTATTCTAATCATGGAAGAATGGAGGAGCATGGGAGAAAAGAAAATATGGATAAGCCACATATTCTATGTGAATATGCCCATGCTATGGGAAATGGTCCTGGTGGACTTAAAGAGTATTGGGATATCTTCTATAAATATAAAAGACTTCAAGGCGGCTTTGTATGGGAATGGGTTGATCATGGCCTCAGAAGATACACGGAAGATGGCAGAGAATACTTTGCTTATGGTGGAGATTTTGGAGATGAGCCAAATAATTCAAACTTCTGCTGCGATGGATTGTTGATGCCAGATAGAACTCCTACCCCAGGCTTACTTGAATATAAAAAGATAATAGAGCCTATTAAGGTAGAAGAAATTGATTTAGATAAAGGTAAAATAAATGTTAAAAATATATATGATTTTTTATCCTTAGATCATGTAAATTTACATTGGGATATTTTTGGTGATGGCAGAAAGCTTCAAAGTGGGATATTAAATATGCGTGATGTTAAACCAGGTGATAGTAAAGATATAACAATACCTATTGATCTTAATAAAAAATATAAATTGAAAACAGATTTATGGTTAAATATTCAGTTTGTATTAGCTGTTGATACTATCTGGGCAGATAAAGGCCATGTCATTGCCTGGGAGCAGTTTAAATTGCCAAATAATTATTCAAAAAAGGCAGTTATTGTAGAGAAAAATATATCCAGTCTAACTGTTAAAGAAGATAATAAGTTTGTGGATATTAAAGGATATAATTTTAACTTTATATTCAATAAGCTTAAAGGACAACTTTTATCCTGGAACTATGAAGGAGTAAATATTTTGAAGGAAGGCCCTAGATTAAATCTTTGGAGGGCGCCTATAGACAATGATATGTATGTTGTAAAAAGGTGGAATGAAAAAGGAATCCATATGATACAGCATAGAATTGATAATGTAGAGACAGAGATAGAGAATAAAGAGGTAACTATAAATGTGGATACTCTTGTATCACCACCAAATGGTGACTGGGCCATAGGATGTAAGTATTCCTATAAGATATGTGGTAGCGGTGAAGTATCCATAACTGTAAAGGGAAATCCAAGAGGAAATCTTCCAGAGTCATTCCCTAAGATTGGGCTACAGATGAAATTACCAGATGAAATGGAAAGGGTTAAATGGTATGGAAGAGGACCGGGGGAATCCTATGTTGACAGCAAGGAAGCTAATACTTTCGGGATATATAGTAGCACCGTAGATGGTTTATATACTCCCTATGTATATCCTCAGGACAATGGAAATAGAACTGATGTAAAATGGGTAGCTTTAACTGATGAAAGGGGAATGGGCTTTGTGACTACAGGTAAAGAATATCTTAACTTTAGTGCCCATTACTATACTACAGAAGATATAGAAAAAGCTAAGCATTTAACAGATCTTAGAAAAAGAGACTTTATTACATTAAATATCGACTATAAGCATCATGGACTTGGAAGCAATAGCTGTGGGCCAGTTCCACAACCGCAGTACAGTCTTAAACCGTGTGATTTCGAGTTTGCCATGGTATTAAGGCCATTTTGTGAGGGAGAGGATCTTTAG
- a CDS encoding ATP-NAD kinase family protein: MTILKNGVQLGEYTLGRVKRIDGCDNLKTIGLIINPISGMGGKVGLKGTDGKGILNKSIMLGATKEAPDKAIKALEKLLPIKEGLYILTASSDMGENQCKALGFGHGVVYESDRLTDCFDTLKTAKIMEERKVDLILFAGGDGTARDIYRAVEDRVITLGIPAGVKIHSPVYANTPEKAGELALLYLKDKDIIVKEEEVIDLDEDSFRNDIVRTQLYGYLKIPYKKEYIQNKKAPTPLSEEAAQKAIALDIIDNMIDDVYYVIGPGTTTRTIMESINLSNTLLGVDIVKNKRLIKLDCNEKEILEVLGNHSGKLIITPTGGQGYLLGRGNQQISAEIVRKIGKENIIIISSNSKIINLRGKPLLVYTGDRETDNALEGYYRIKVGYGMDIIYKVSCEC; the protein is encoded by the coding sequence TTGACGATCCTGAAAAATGGTGTCCAACTTGGAGAGTATACCTTAGGAAGAGTAAAGAGAATTGATGGATGTGATAATTTGAAAACCATTGGATTAATTATCAATCCTATCTCTGGTATGGGCGGAAAAGTTGGACTTAAGGGCACGGATGGAAAGGGTATTTTAAATAAGTCAATAATGCTGGGGGCAACTAAAGAAGCCCCTGACAAAGCAATAAAGGCCCTGGAAAAGCTGCTCCCTATTAAAGAAGGGTTATATATTTTAACAGCCTCTTCTGATATGGGAGAAAATCAATGTAAAGCACTAGGCTTTGGTCACGGGGTAGTATATGAATCTGACAGACTAACTGACTGCTTTGATACATTAAAAACTGCCAAAATAATGGAGGAAAGGAAAGTTGATTTAATTCTGTTTGCGGGAGGCGATGGAACAGCAAGGGATATCTATAGAGCTGTGGAAGATAGAGTAATTACTTTAGGTATTCCAGCTGGAGTAAAAATCCATTCGCCTGTTTATGCAAATACGCCAGAAAAAGCAGGAGAATTAGCATTATTATATTTAAAGGACAAAGATATCATAGTTAAAGAAGAGGAAGTAATCGATTTAGATGAGGATTCATTTAGAAACGATATAGTTAGAACCCAATTATATGGATATTTAAAAATTCCCTATAAGAAGGAATATATTCAAAATAAAAAAGCCCCAACACCTTTATCTGAAGAAGCTGCCCAAAAAGCTATTGCACTAGATATTATTGATAATATGATAGATGATGTATATTACGTAATTGGACCCGGGACTACAACAAGAACAATTATGGAAAGTATAAACTTATCTAATACACTACTTGGAGTAGATATAGTTAAGAATAAAAGATTGATAAAATTAGATTGCAATGAAAAAGAGATCCTAGAGGTTTTAGGTAATCATTCAGGAAAACTCATTATAACTCCTACAGGAGGGCAAGGGTATCTATTAGGGAGAGGAAATCAACAGATAAGCGCAGAGATAGTCAGGAAAATAGGTAAAGAGAATATTATAATTATCTCCTCTAATAGTAAGATAATTAATCTAAGGGGAAAGCCCCTTTTAGTCTATACAGGAGACAGAGAAACTGACAATGCCTTAGAGGGGTACTATAGGATAAAAGTTGGATATGGTATGGATATTATATATAAGGTTTCTTGTGAATGCTAA
- the gcvPB gene encoding aminomethyl-transferring glycine dehydrogenase subunit GcvPB — protein MIDCIERNDWMNRINRNSKVRDFHQARWNEPIIFELSQKGERGVLVPKAEEAIVNQVGDGISKLPQSMRRKGLPNLPEINQKRVLMHYLRLSQETLGGDINVEIGQGTCTVKYNPKINDKIANAEKMTALHPLQDESTVQGILEIMYKTDLMMREISGMNYFSFQPGGGSQATMTMASIVRMYHRLRGEEDQRDEIITTVYSHPSDAAAPALKGYKIITIMADENGHPDYEAFKAAVSERTAAFVVANPEDTGIFNPRVKEFTDLVTKAGGLNCYDQANANGLFGIARAKEAGFHMCYFNLHKSFGTPHGCGGPGSGAIGVIKELKDLLPKPLVDFNGEKYFLNYDVKNSIGKVKSFLGTPQVVLKAYAWIMSLGAEGLYEVAKVSALNNNYLIKKLLKHKGVTLPYKLDTQRIEQARYTVEKITEDTGISSGDIARRVMDFGMHIWSSHHPYYIPEPITLEPTESPSKEDLDEYIETLHQIFNEAYENPEIINSAPNNSTIHQVDESSLDDPEKWCPTWRVYLRKSKEN, from the coding sequence GTGATAGATTGTATAGAAAGGAATGATTGGATGAATCGAATTAATAGAAACTCTAAAGTCAGAGATTTTCATCAGGCAAGATGGAATGAACCTATTATATTTGAATTAAGTCAAAAAGGTGAAAGAGGAGTATTGGTTCCTAAAGCTGAGGAGGCAATTGTTAACCAGGTGGGAGATGGAATATCTAAGCTTCCTCAGTCCATGAGAAGAAAAGGATTACCAAACTTACCTGAGATAAATCAAAAAAGAGTTCTTATGCACTACTTAAGACTCTCCCAGGAAACTTTAGGTGGAGATATAAATGTGGAAATTGGTCAGGGTACATGTACTGTAAAATACAACCCTAAAATAAACGATAAAATTGCAAATGCAGAAAAAATGACAGCTCTTCATCCTTTGCAAGATGAAAGCACAGTACAGGGAATATTAGAAATAATGTATAAAACAGATTTGATGATGAGAGAGATCTCCGGCATGAACTATTTCAGCTTCCAACCAGGAGGTGGGTCTCAAGCAACTATGACTATGGCGTCAATAGTAAGAATGTATCATAGGCTAAGAGGAGAAGAGGATCAAAGAGATGAAATAATAACAACTGTTTACTCCCATCCTTCAGATGCTGCGGCTCCAGCTTTAAAAGGATATAAGATAATTACTATTATGGCAGATGAAAACGGACATCCTGATTATGAGGCCTTTAAAGCTGCAGTTAGTGAAAGAACAGCAGCATTTGTAGTTGCAAATCCTGAGGATACTGGAATATTTAATCCAAGGGTTAAAGAATTTACTGATTTGGTAACAAAGGCTGGAGGACTTAATTGCTATGATCAGGCTAATGCCAATGGATTATTCGGAATTGCAAGGGCAAAAGAAGCAGGCTTTCATATGTGCTATTTCAACCTTCATAAATCCTTCGGAACACCTCACGGATGCGGTGGACCAGGTTCAGGTGCCATTGGGGTTATTAAAGAATTAAAGGACCTACTTCCAAAACCATTGGTTGATTTTAATGGAGAAAAATATTTTTTAAACTATGATGTTAAAAACAGCATAGGCAAGGTTAAATCCTTTTTAGGAACACCTCAGGTCGTATTAAAGGCTTATGCCTGGATTATGAGCCTAGGTGCAGAAGGCCTTTATGAAGTAGCCAAGGTTTCTGCATTAAACAATAATTACTTGATTAAAAAGCTGTTAAAGCATAAAGGCGTAACGCTGCCATATAAGCTAGATACTCAAAGAATTGAACAAGCTAGATACACCGTAGAAAAAATAACCGAAGATACTGGAATATCTTCAGGAGATATAGCTCGCAGAGTAATGGATTTTGGAATGCATATTTGGTCAAGTCATCATCCATATTATATTCCTGAACCAATTACACTTGAGCCAACAGAATCTCCTTCTAAGGAAGATCTAGATGAGTACATAGAAACACTTCATCAAATTTTTAATGAGGCCTATGAAAATCCCGAAATAATCAATAGTGCACCTAATAATAGTACAATTCATCAAGTGGATGAATCAAGTCTTGACGATCCTGAAAAATGGTGTCCAACTTGGAGAGTATACCTTAGGAAGAGTAAAGAGAATTGA
- the gcvPA gene encoding aminomethyl-transferring glycine dehydrogenase subunit GcvPA — MTLRGFKNHPYIPNSDEQVQKQMLKEIGLEILEDLHCEIPEELKFKGKMNLPEPFTSEYELKREVNRILNKNISSSEYISFLGAGCWQHYVPAVCDEISSRSEFLTAYAGEPYNDHGRFQTLFEYESLVAELLDMDVVNVPTFDWPQAAATSLRMASRITDRSEALVVGTISSERLTIIKNYCDPGVNIILVDYDKETGKMDLEDLKRKINNNTAAVYFENPSYLGFIEDKGDEISKIAHEAGAISVVGVDPSSLGIMTPPSSYGADIICGDLQPLGMHMNYGGGLSGFISTRDEERFVLEFPSRLFGVAPTIKEGEYGFGDIAYERTSFGNLRERAKEYVGTQTALCGITAGVYLSLMGPKGMFELGQNIMQKSLYATEELSKIKGVKGSRFNSIGFKEFVVDFNDTNKTVKEINERLLDKGIFGGKDLSEEFPELGQVALYCVTEVHLKEDIDALINALTEIL, encoded by the coding sequence ATGACATTACGCGGATTTAAAAATCATCCCTATATTCCTAATTCAGATGAACAAGTTCAAAAACAAATGCTTAAGGAAATAGGGTTAGAAATTCTGGAAGATCTGCATTGTGAAATACCAGAAGAATTAAAATTTAAGGGTAAAATGAATTTGCCTGAACCTTTTACTTCTGAATATGAATTAAAAAGAGAAGTTAACAGGATATTAAACAAAAATATATCCTCTAGTGAATATATAAGCTTTCTAGGAGCAGGCTGCTGGCAGCATTATGTTCCAGCTGTATGTGATGAAATTAGTAGCAGATCAGAGTTTTTAACTGCTTATGCGGGAGAGCCTTATAACGATCACGGCAGATTTCAAACTCTCTTTGAATACGAATCCTTAGTGGCAGAATTATTAGATATGGATGTTGTGAATGTGCCAACCTTTGACTGGCCGCAAGCTGCTGCAACCTCTTTAAGAATGGCATCAAGGATTACAGATAGATCCGAAGCATTAGTAGTTGGAACCATAAGTAGTGAAAGGCTTACGATAATTAAAAACTACTGTGACCCAGGAGTTAATATTATTCTAGTTGATTATGACAAAGAAACTGGAAAGATGGATTTGGAGGATTTAAAGAGAAAAATAAACAACAATACTGCAGCAGTATATTTTGAAAACCCATCATATTTAGGTTTTATTGAAGATAAAGGCGATGAAATTTCTAAAATAGCTCATGAGGCCGGTGCAATTTCTGTTGTTGGCGTAGACCCAAGCAGCCTTGGAATAATGACACCTCCATCATCCTATGGAGCAGATATTATATGTGGAGACCTACAGCCCCTTGGCATGCACATGAACTATGGCGGAGGGTTGTCTGGATTTATTTCTACAAGGGATGAAGAAAGATTTGTACTAGAGTTTCCATCAAGATTATTTGGAGTAGCTCCTACAATTAAAGAAGGAGAATATGGATTTGGAGATATAGCCTATGAAAGAACATCCTTTGGAAATTTGAGGGAAAGGGCAAAGGAATATGTAGGTACTCAAACAGCTCTATGCGGAATTACAGCGGGAGTATATCTTTCCTTAATGGGACCAAAGGGAATGTTTGAATTAGGTCAGAATATTATGCAAAAATCTCTTTATGCTACTGAAGAATTGTCAAAAATTAAGGGCGTTAAAGGCTCCAGATTCAATAGTATAGGATTTAAGGAATTTGTAGTAGATTTTAATGATACAAATAAAACTGTTAAAGAGATAAATGAAAGATTACTGGATAAAGGAATCTTTGGTGGTAAAGACCTTTCTGAGGAATTTCCTGAGTTAGGACAGGTAGCTTTATATTGTGTAACGGAAGTCCATTTAAAGGAAGATATAGATGCTTTGATTAATGCACTAACGGAAATTCTTTAG
- a CDS encoding SDR family NAD(P)-dependent oxidoreductase, with product MNNVLSLEGKVAVISGGASGIGLGTAKLLAEYGAKIVLLDVNQEKGDIAAKEIVDKGNFAVFKKCDVTNNEDCKNIIAFIEKEFGRIDILFNNAGVTVRKTVVDLTEEEWDFVLDVGLKGTFLLSKYAIPVMAKGGGGSIVNTSSGWGLKGGDKAAAYCAVKGGIVNLTRAMAIDHGPQNIRVNSVCPGDTDTDMLRDEGRQLGEQVDSFLVDSAKGRPLERLGTPNDIAHAVLFLCSDLASWVTGIALVVDGGGIA from the coding sequence ATGAATAATGTATTATCATTAGAAGGGAAAGTAGCAGTAATCTCTGGTGGAGCGTCAGGAATTGGACTCGGAACAGCTAAATTACTGGCTGAGTATGGTGCAAAGATTGTACTGCTAGATGTTAATCAGGAAAAGGGAGATATTGCAGCAAAGGAAATTGTAGACAAAGGAAATTTTGCAGTATTTAAAAAATGTGATGTTACTAATAATGAAGATTGTAAAAATATTATTGCATTTATAGAAAAAGAATTTGGCAGAATTGATATCCTGTTTAATAATGCTGGAGTTACAGTGAGAAAAACTGTTGTAGATTTAACAGAGGAAGAGTGGGATTTTGTTCTGGATGTAGGACTTAAAGGAACATTTTTGCTTTCAAAATATGCAATACCCGTTATGGCAAAAGGCGGCGGAGGAAGTATAGTCAATACTAGTTCTGGCTGGGGGCTAAAAGGTGGAGACAAAGCAGCAGCTTATTGTGCTGTAAAGGGTGGTATCGTTAACTTAACTCGTGCAATGGCAATTGATCATGGACCACAAAATATAAGGGTTAATTCTGTTTGCCCTGGAGATACAGACACAGATATGCTAAGAGATGAAGGAAGACAATTGGGTGAACAAGTAGATAGCTTCTTAGTGGATTCAGCTAAAGGCAGACCACTTGAAAGACTTGGAACACCGAATGATATTGCTCATGCAGTATTATTCTTATGTAGCGATTTAGCTTCATGGGTTACAGGTATAGCTTTGGTTGTAGACGGTGGAGGAATAGCATAA
- a CDS encoding sigma 54-interacting transcriptional regulator, protein MDIKSIRQNLVNIISTISNLTNMEYAVFDTNSQLVSSTKVYLEKKGPNVHSASIEEVLNQGNVIVNKPGHMLSCIGCRFVNNCPSTIELLSCIKLNNVPIGVLSLTSFSQEGHNMIESNIRSYMELLEYISNLITMFAANEAIKQNTQILHSAIDEIIKEMGKNLIIINKDGLLIHWDKSIEKFFSYCNLYPQTIYQMFPDEITNWLFSTKRHSKKYFSTKDYSGNLYLTPLIIDNAILGYILRLEEENKKSLDHPRENYGNYLESIISKSSEMEIVKEKIRKIGNSSSSVLITGETGTGKEMVAKAIHYTSNRKSHPFVPINCANIPETIFESELFGYEEGAFTGAKKGGKLGLFEMANGGTIFLDEIGELPLHLQAKLLRVLQENTIQRLGSITSVPVDIRIITATNKDLEIMMNEKKFRDDLFYRLNVIHIYIPPLNKRSEDIEILTKHFVKKYSNKLNKEIFSVSNEAMDVLKSHSWLGNIRELENTIEYAINMEDTNIIQKYNLPDRINSFADKIIDIKDMVLEKEIDVIINALNKNGWDTKGKEKAAKELGISVRTLYRKLKHC, encoded by the coding sequence ATGGATATAAAAAGTATAAGACAAAACTTAGTAAATATTATTTCTACAATTTCAAATCTTACTAATATGGAATATGCAGTGTTTGATACAAATTCCCAACTAGTATCTAGCACCAAGGTCTATTTGGAAAAGAAAGGGCCTAACGTTCACTCTGCCTCTATAGAAGAGGTTTTAAATCAAGGTAATGTAATAGTAAATAAGCCTGGTCATATGCTATCCTGTATTGGATGTAGGTTTGTCAATAATTGCCCCTCAACTATAGAGCTATTGTCTTGCATTAAATTAAATAATGTTCCTATAGGAGTACTTAGCCTTACTTCCTTCTCTCAGGAAGGCCATAATATGATTGAAAGCAACATTAGAAGCTATATGGAATTACTTGAATATATCTCTAATCTAATAACTATGTTTGCTGCTAATGAAGCTATAAAGCAAAATACTCAGATATTACATAGTGCTATAGACGAAATTATAAAAGAGATGGGGAAAAACCTTATCATAATCAATAAGGATGGTTTATTAATCCATTGGGATAAAAGCATAGAAAAGTTTTTCTCGTATTGCAATTTATATCCCCAAACAATATATCAAATGTTTCCCGACGAGATAACAAACTGGTTGTTTTCTACTAAAAGACATAGCAAAAAATATTTTTCCACGAAAGATTATAGTGGCAATCTATACCTAACTCCATTGATAATAGATAATGCAATTTTGGGCTATATTCTAAGGCTTGAAGAAGAAAATAAAAAAAGCTTAGATCATCCGAGGGAAAATTATGGAAATTATTTAGAGTCAATAATATCGAAGAGTAGCGAAATGGAAATTGTTAAAGAAAAAATAAGAAAAATAGGTAATTCCTCTTCCTCAGTTTTAATCACTGGCGAAACTGGTACAGGAAAAGAAATGGTTGCTAAAGCAATTCACTATACCAGTAACAGAAAATCACACCCTTTTGTACCTATAAATTGTGCTAATATTCCTGAAACTATTTTTGAATCGGAATTATTTGGCTATGAAGAAGGTGCTTTTACAGGGGCTAAAAAAGGTGGAAAGCTAGGGCTATTTGAAATGGCAAATGGAGGAACGATATTTCTTGATGAAATAGGAGAGCTACCTTTACACCTGCAAGCCAAACTATTAAGGGTTTTACAGGAAAACACTATTCAAAGACTTGGAAGTATAACATCCGTCCCAGTTGATATAAGGATAATTACCGCTACAAATAAAGATTTAGAAATAATGATGAATGAAAAAAAGTTCAGAGATGATTTATTCTATAGATTGAATGTAATACATATTTATATACCTCCCTTAAATAAAAGATCTGAAGATATAGAAATACTTACAAAGCATTTTGTAAAGAAATACTCCAATAAGCTTAATAAAGAAATTTTCTCAGTATCCAATGAAGCTATGGATGTATTGAAGTCCCATTCATGGCTAGGAAATATTAGAGAATTAGAAAATACTATTGAATATGCAATCAATATGGAAGATACAAATATAATTCAGAAATATAATCTCCCTGATAGAATCAATAGCTTCGCAGATAAAATAATAGATATTAAAGACATGGTTTTGGAAAAAGAAATTGATGTTATTATTAATGCATTAAATAAAAACGGATGGGATACTAAGGGAAAGGAAAAGGCCGCCAAGGAATTAGGCATTAGCGTTAGAACATTATATAGGAAGCTTAAACATTGTTAA
- a CDS encoding RtcB family protein, whose translation MIEINGKHNTAKVFTDNIDEGAMAQIIELCNQEFARDSVIRIMPDAHAGAGCTIGTTMTISDKIVPNLVGVDIGCGMETIKLKQRMIDLDKLDKIIYEYIPSGFCIRKEQHKYAENIDFDDLACKNHVNLNRAKLSIGTLGGGNHFIEVNKDKYGELYLVVHSGSRHLGKQAAEYYQELGYKELVRENKLKVEIVNRLKKEGREKEIYDEIQKVSTDKINKQLAYVKGDNYNNYLYDMKIIQQFAVYNRKAIVHEIMSRMNLEAKEQFTTIHNYIDLNSMILRKGAISARKGEKVLIPINMRDGSLICIGKGNKDWNFSAPHGAGRLMSRRQAKEAISLEEFEKSMDGIYSTTVNKSTLDECALAYKPMDEIINNIQDTAQVLDVIKPIYNFKASE comes from the coding sequence ATGATTGAAATTAATGGAAAACATAATACTGCTAAAGTCTTTACAGATAATATAGATGAAGGAGCAATGGCTCAGATTATAGAATTATGCAATCAGGAATTTGCAAGGGATAGTGTTATCAGAATCATGCCAGATGCTCATGCTGGTGCAGGCTGTACTATAGGTACAACCATGACAATATCTGATAAAATTGTGCCTAATTTAGTTGGTGTGGATATAGGCTGCGGAATGGAAACCATAAAGTTAAAGCAAAGAATGATTGATTTAGATAAATTAGATAAGATTATTTATGAATATATTCCATCAGGTTTTTGCATTAGAAAAGAACAGCATAAATATGCTGAAAATATTGATTTTGACGATTTAGCCTGTAAAAATCATGTCAATCTTAATAGAGCAAAGCTTAGCATTGGAACCTTAGGAGGGGGCAATCACTTCATAGAAGTCAACAAAGACAAATACGGAGAGCTATACTTGGTTGTTCACTCTGGAAGTAGGCATTTAGGAAAACAGGCTGCCGAGTACTATCAGGAATTAGGATACAAAGAGCTTGTAAGAGAAAATAAGCTTAAGGTAGAAATTGTTAATAGATTAAAGAAAGAAGGACGAGAAAAGGAAATCTACGATGAAATTCAGAAAGTAAGTACTGATAAGATTAATAAACAATTGGCCTATGTAAAAGGAGATAATTATAATAACTACCTATATGACATGAAAATAATTCAACAGTTTGCTGTATACAATCGCAAAGCCATTGTCCATGAGATTATGAGCAGAATGAATCTTGAAGCAAAGGAACAGTTTACTACTATACACAACTACATTGATTTAAACAGCATGATTTTAAGAAAGGGTGCTATTTCTGCGAGGAAGGGAGAAAAAGTGTTGATTCCAATAAATATGCGAGATGGAAGTCTAATTTGCATTGGAAAAGGAAATAAGGACTGGAATTTCTCAGCTCCTCATGGAGCAGGAAGGCTTATGAGTAGAAGACAAGCTAAAGAAGCTATTAGTCTTGAAGAATTTGAAAAATCAATGGATGGTATATATAGCACTACTGTAAACAAGTCAACTTTAGATGAATGTGCACTAGCATACAAGCCTATGGATGAGATCATCAACAATATTCAGGATACAGCCCAAGTACTTGATGTTATAAAACCGATATACAATTTTAAAGCCAGTGAATAA